The DNA sequence GTTGCTCTCTATTGTGTTGGCTAATGACTTTTAGGAAATAATAATGGGaaaatttccttaaatttagttgCTGCATTATCAGACAAACATATGCTGTAATGGAACTTCTTGGTAGACGTTCCTTACCATTATTAGCTGTTTACACACAAACCTGCATTTGTCTAGTATGTCAACTGTGCAACAAGAGGAAAAACACTTTAGAGCGGGACTACTCAAATGTAGTAGACACATATAAAACTGTTCCCCTTCCACACCTATGGCTGTCTGATCATATTTTCCTGCTGCTATCCCATGTTTACACCCAGTCAGAAGATGTACAGCCTTCAGGTCAGGTGACAGGGCTCGGAACTGCATCACCAAAGCCGACCTGAGGAAAGGCACAAAAGCAGCAAAGGAAGCCTACAGGCATAGAATTGAGGGAAATCTCACAAACAATAACTGTCGGAGGATGTGGCAACGAATACAGCACTTCACTAAATGTAAAGGTAACACCAGCTGTAGCACAAGGCTGATGCCTCTTCGACTGACGCCTCTTTGGCTGGGGTGCTCAACTGCTTCTTTGCCTGCTTTAAAGTTAATCAGCCTGCAGGACCCTCACTGCCCCCACCCGCCTCCAACACTATCTCTCTCACCCAACAGGAACacagggcttaaagttttccggcgccgcgccggatttccggcgcatggaagtgtaccatttaaaaaatttcatccatctccgtccagaaggctccaagcatgcgcgtcattgtgcattcagttgctccgctttaatcaatcaagctccaaatcctacattaaaaaatatacaccttctgtccaggcatgcgactttctgatagaactttaatctaattacagttttctaactgcgagtgcgcatcgactgctgggcgCACGATATGCTGCAccctcttggttcggcatcgtcagtgctgctgagccgcTGATAAGAACtaacagtatcccacaaacaaaatccaaatttgcaatatttgttggtgtttttttgtaattatatttaagcttcagtcaattccagccattttcagtacaaaaaatcgctaatattctatttgtaaatcaaaaatatgacgagaagtacagggaatattggacgcgcatcgcaaggtgcatttccttgaaaacgaccgatccgtggattttataccgacttcaggacatgttttggacaaaatagtttactggcttgtgtcgtctggatgtaaaaggttggattatggccgttttttgtggaatcttttcatctgtgtgtaataatgaacccggaaatgtgagtcgctgtgtgcgttgaagccgtgtatagagaacggatggatggatattcgttttttgtctgacaaatgtgtttttctcacccgctgtggtaatcacatcggAAAGtagtttataccggcggattcatgagaatctaagctttccatcggcgtatagtgtttgtataattgcgtttgcagccttcggacattctttaaattccttccgggttaaatatgcacaaactgaatgtagcttaggtgatattaaccttttttatttgaggacatataggatgtttgtaataatgaattaaatagctctcagcagattttgtgaccttatgcatccgaatgatgtctagccacaaacaaaaatctccaatcttaagcaaatattattagtaagaacagaacgaacgtgtgggttgtgtgaaatgaatcatggatagatagttaaataagaatgttcttagcctgcttttcaccgttttttcttcccaaaatatagataaaaaatagaaacatttaaattgagttagttttgtagcagttttgttgtggttggtgttgttttgagttcttgttaaatctactgaagagataaaaaaaaatattaaaagttattaataatacatgtacttgattttcatgattttttcccctttacactaaaataaatctttgcaattatagtgatgtggtattgaaacatcaacacaaaaaaaatcagacttggggcactttctaaaatgccttgagttttggccaagtaaggttttacatttgagcaacaataaaatagtgggatcataatgggcattattaccaccagatgacctcatatttgctctgaattaatagaatctcatatatattgtgttttagtgagttttaaaacacatttgaatacgtttattgacactataaattggaaCTTAGACGTTCAGGCTCgggattttttctcactttaagccctgggAACATGaggtgaaacatgctgaggGTAGTGAATCCCAAAAAGCTGCAGGCCCTGATGGGGTACCCAGCTGATCAGCTCACTGGGATTTTCACGAGACTATTTAACACCTTCTTCTCACTGGCCACTATCCCTTCTTGTTTAAAGGCAACCACGATCATTCCATCCCTAAACAGTCAGGTTTACAACTTgtagaaaaaatgtattcagcTATAAATAACAATGAATATGCATTAGGTATCTTCCTAGATTTATCCAAAGCTTTCGATTCTGTTGACCTTACTATTTTGCTTTCTAAACTTCATCGATATGGATTTCACGATTTATCATATAGGTGGCTTGCCAGTTATGTTTCGAATcacaaacagtttgtttatgtTAATACCCTTCAATCTTGTATAtttatttagaaatatattCATTTATCATATTTGCTCCCAGAatcttttatgtattttttaacaatCAACTCTCAGATTCATTTGCACAATACAAGATATGCCATTAAACTTCATACTCCCTTTTGCCGTACTTCACAATGTCAGTTTTCTTTTACTTACAGAGGTTCATTAATTTGGAATTCATATTatcatttaacaaaaacatctaCATCTCTGaccatttttaaattaagaCTTAAGTCATATTTAATACATCAAGATCCCAAAGCTTCTTTCTATTTCCTTTCATAATTAAttcagttgcttttttttgattgttgttaagttatttgagtttatttcattttattaaattttatttctttttcttccttatatttgtattattaattaataatggGGAAGTATCTTGGATAAGCccactttgggttttttttcacctctccagcactttcttgcatttttttttcaatgccaatgtaactgtttttaatttatggtgcaaataaataaatcaaaataaaataaaatcaaacagtcAGGTTCAGACTAACTCAGCAACTACAGttatattaaaatgttttgagaGTGCTACAAACATGAAAGCTAGTCTGCCCACCCATCTTGATCCACATCAATTTGCATAACGCTCCAACAGGTCCACAACAGAggccatcaccatcaccatcaccatgcACAATGCACTGTGTCACCATGAACAGCAGGGAGTTATGCTAGGATGCTATTTATTGACTATAGTTCTGCGTTTAACACAGTCATCCCAGATATACTGATCAACAAACTGCTTCACCTTTTCCTCTCCCCATCCAGCTGTTActgtttttaacaaaacatccTCAGACAGTCAGACATGGacctcacctctcctccacaGTAATATTCAAAACTAGCATACCGCAGAGATGTGTGTTAAGTCCAGTGTTCTACTCCCTCTATAGCTTTGACTGCATACCGGCTCACTCCTCCAACTCTATCATAaaatttgcagatgacacaacAGTGGTTGGCCTCTTCACAGAGGAGAGTGAGACAGCATATAGGGACGACATCTGTCGACTGTCAGAGTGGTGCACACTGAACAACCTCACACTGTACACTCACACTGTACACCACTAAGACGAAAGAGCTGATGCTGGACTTTCAAAAGAAATGGAACACCAAACTGTCCCCTATCCACAGAAATGGGGAATGTGCGGGAAGAGTGCCCACTTTCAAATTCCTTGGCATTCAAATATCTGATGACCTCTCCTGGAGAACTAATACCACTGCAATCGTTAAAAGGCTCGTCAGAGACTACACTTCCTGAGACttctcaggaaaaaaaacacattgagaGGAGGTTGCTGGCAGCCTTCTACTGTGCAGCCATTGAGAGCATTCTCACATatggcagagctgctgctgtctggcAGACAGAACAGAGTAGCCAGGTACAGGATCACCAGGCTAAGAGACAGTTTTTTCTCACAGCCATTAGCACTTTAAATAGCAATACACACTAGAAAGACCCCTTTAACTAACCATATCCACAActaccttttttttaaactgggaAAATCCAAAGCCacacgaccgttcaaaagtttggggtcacccagacaatttcatgttttccatgaaaactcacacttttattcatgtgcaagcataattgcacaaggattttctaatcattagttagcctttcaacaccattagctaacacaatgtagcattagaacacaggagtgatggttgctggaaatgttcctctgtacctctatggagatattccattaaaaatcagttgtttccagctagaatagtcatttaccacattaacaatgactAGACTGTAATtctcattaatttaatgttatcttcattgaaaaaaatgcttttctttcaaaaataagggcattgctaagtgaccccaaacttttaaacggtagtgtatatattaCTGTACATTATCCACTTCTCTCTGTGTTTACCTGTTTTAACAGAGCATATCATATCCATGTCATCATTCTCAAccatgtattgatttatttagacTGACATATTCTTCATGCTGCAGCCAGGTTTCAGTCAGACACATTAAGTCAATATGATGGTCTGTTATCAGATCATTAACTAAAAGAGCTTTAGATGACAGAGATCTCATATTTAATTATCCACATTTAATTGTCCTCTTTTTTGGTTTTGATGAAGTTGTATTAATTTGAATGAGGCTGTTATGAACAACTTACAGAATCTGGGTGGTCGGGGGTCACACACTGTCTCTATAGGATAGTGGGAGGTTGACAGCATAGAGGTGTATAAGACTGCAACCCAGtaatgtaaagaaaatgtaattcagCTTTACATAATTTAATGAAAATTTGTTTTATAAAACATAATCCACATGCCTCTGCAATCAAAATGTGTGGGCAAAAAGCGGGCAATGTAACTGTAGTCAAGGTGCAATTTGATCAGTGTGGTTTGACTGTATGTAATTGAGAGGAGACATGGTCAGAAGATGGTCCTGTTGAATGACAGCTGTTGCTTCAGCTAGAGGAAATGTAAGCCTTCACTCTCCAGATGATGATGACACTTCCAGAGGTAATTGATTGGTGCTGGTGTGACTTTGTAATGTCATTGATGTGATGTGCAGTATTCAGCCTCAGTCCTTCAGACTTTATTCACAATCTTCCCCACTTATCAAACCCCTAAAGTAGTAGATATAGATGATTGCGAAATTAAGTATGTGCTCTCTTATAGGTCACATGCTGGAACGAAGTTTCAACTTCAGATTGAGTGTTGGTTTGAAGACTATGAATAACTAGGCAAATTGGTACAACTAATGTGGTAAATTAACCAGTTAAATTGTTCTTATGGTATGTGTAGTGGGCTCCATCAAAGCTTTGGAGAACAAAATTAAGGCATACTGTTCACTGGTTGTACTGGTTGTACTTCAACAGCCTAATTTAGCAAAACACTGGTTTAGTATTTATCGTTGATTCTGAACTTGGAGCTTCTTAAATctcattaattttaaaaagaaaccaGAATCTAAGAGACTAGTTAGTCCATAAGAGCTTCAATCAAAATAAGCCCAAAGTACAGACAGTTCTTTACTTGCATAGCTGCTTAACATCATTAGAAGCCTGCCATATGCCAGTAGAAAGCCTGTGCTACTAGTGACTGTCATAGAGCCAGCAGATTCCTTGTCTTTTCTGCTGAATGGTTTATGGCAAAGTGAGTTATCTCTTTGCTGTGCACTGTAGAGATGACATTTCAACTTTCATGGCAATGAAAAGTCTTTAATTTACCTAGGAGAGATCGACATATTCATACAAtaccattctttttttttttaaactaatttcatgccctaccagtcaaacgtttggatacaccttctcattcaatactTTTTATTGAGtcatattattttctacattgtagattaatactgaagattatcattctttttgtttacaacacaattccatatgtattcttttatagttttgatgtcttcagtattaatgtaaaatatagaaaataattaaataaaagccattgaatgagaagatgtgtccaaactttagaCGAGTATTGTACACAAATACTATATCAAATACGTATTCTTAGAATAATATCAATTCcagttgtttttgtattttttttctcttttgacaCTGACACTATACTTATACCCTCTTGTGTAATTTTTCCACAATAAATTACTTTAGAATATGAAATGCACCTACATATATGCTGTTTATCTTTGACACTGGTAAAGGCACTCCAAGCTCAATAGGGTGTTTTTTTCTAATGAAACTTTACAACAGAATGCAActaacaaagtgacaaaacaagtaaaaaaaataacttgtgaACATTTGTAATTTGGAAACATGAACTCatcatacacattttttttaaccatttctgtCATGTTGAACACCTAAAGCAGAACAACTCTGTCTCATAATGCAAAACGTCCAATTCTAAGAGACCCACCAACATATAATGAACAACCACAGatacaacaaatacaaaactgacacaaaaacaattaaacatcaTTTCAAAGTCttaagaaaatgacaaacattaaTATAGTATTCTTTCTATTGTCTATATGATATCCAGGGTCAATATACATTGTTTAAGACCCCacataacagttttttttaattcctgaAATGCAAAAGTAGCATATCAACAAACTATGAAATTTTAACTTAAATTTATGTATAGTTTGTACAAATCTGCAGAATAactgtatataaaataaattagaTCAATTAGGTTtaagtttaaacatttaaatatactACAATCATTTATGTAATGTGTTGGAGGCATACAATAAAAATCTTCTGTGCAACAGAAATTGAAGCTTTTGGTTGGTCTGATCTAAACCACAGTTACAGTTATGAACATTGGCAATCATCTCGGTTTGCAAGGACATGTATGATAAATAATGCTGAAATTTGAAGGCTACATTTCCCTACTTTTTAAATTCAACACAGAAATGTGTTTGGAAACAGATCTAAATTATCTTGGGGTTTCACAATAACACAATGAGAGACAAAAATTGGAAACAGAAGTACTTAACAAGAACTGCAACTTAAAGTAGTAATAATATCTCAATCTAAATTTAAACTCTTGAAACACATCTGTGAACTGTAGAAAATATGGATTATGGGGTTGCCCCTGGACACTATTTTGTAGAATATCAAGTAATAAATGAACACGGCATCCCACATTTGTGATTATCTCACTGATTCCTCAGTGTGtttcaaaatcaaaatgttAATACAAttacatttctcattttttgtttgaattcACACTAGGTTTTGAAGCCTGGTGAGGTCCTTACAAGCTATATACATATatcatttttcttcaaatatGGCAGCAAACAGGACGAACTGCTGCAAATCTCCATTTGTTACTAAACCATTAGTTTTCCTCAGGGTTCATCTGCTGTGTGGCCTGGGATTTTAAGGTCCAAAATCTTTTATGACATCTGATATCAAGGGTTTACACATTCTTATGTCAGTCTATTGATGGCACACTTGTGTACTCCAGGGCATATCACATGGAATGATAATCTAATCAAGATCTCAtagctgagtttttttttttatcacgtgtgtcaattaaaaataaataggtTCATTATTAGCTTACTCTGTGCAACTCCAAGGCTGTGAAATTGTTCTTTAGGATGGCAGTTTCTCCTTTATATTCCAGTTTCTGATTGAATGTTACACTGTGGTTGTGCGGGAGGTATATGTCCCATTGCGGAACACCATATCAGAAGCCATACAGTCTTTTGGAAAATCCAGAGGATTACATGTTGCTTGTCTCTTCAAAGCTACAGCACAGTAATCCACCTGCTCTGCATCCAGTCCAGACTCCAGCCACCGAAAACACACAATTCGCTGGAATGAACGTCGGAAATTGTCTGACACAAAGCCGTACAGAATAGGATTGGCACCACTGTTGGCATAGCTTAGGATGACGAAAAGCTGAGTGACCATGGGATCTGGGGGCCGGTGGAAAACACTGACCAGCTGGACAATGTAGAAAGgcatccaacaaacaacaaatactgCCACGACCAGCAGCACCATACGGGTGATCTTCTTCTCGGAGCGCCTTCGTTGAAGCCACCCAGCTTTTAGCCCCACTGCTCGCATTCTGGCCACCATAAGACAGTAGCATAAGCAGATGGCTCCAACTGGCAGTAGGAACCCCAGCAGAAAGGTGTAGACCACAAATGCTTCTGACCACACCGCTTCAGGCCACAAGAAGTTGCAGTCCATCCCACCGTCCTGCGCAGGGACGGTGTCTGCAAAGATAATGATGGGCAAGATGACGATGAGCGAAAGcccccagacacacacattgaCTACTTTGGCCACAGTGGGTCTGCGGTAGCGGGCAGCCTTGATTGGGTGGACCACTGCTACGTAACGGTCAATACTCAGCACAGTTAAGCAGAAGATAGACGTAAACATATTGATACCATCCACGCTTAGCACCAGTCTACACATCAGTGATCCAAAGGGCCAATGGCGAACAGCTGCTGAAGTGGCTAGAAAAGGGACACTCAACATGAACAACTCATCGGCAATAGCTAAGTTGAGGATGTAAatgtttgtggctgttttcattttggcaTATTTCAGAATAACATAGATGACCATGGCATTGCCAGTAAGACCTACACAGCAGACCAGAGCATATATGGACGGGATGATGATTTTACTGGCATCAGGCTCTTGGTAGTAGTCTTCCTCATAGTCCATGCTTGTGTTATAGGGTAGCCCTATTGGATAGGATCCATAGTCCTGGCTCCCATTAAAATCCATTGTCTCTTTTGGTGAGTATTTGACACCAACTTTAAGGTTCAGTGGTGCAAACAGAACGATAGAGAGCCAAACAACAAAACTTTGATCAATACTAAGTTGTGCGATAtggaaaaggatttttttttaactaacaATGCAGTGTCCTTGTTATTTTGAAGAAATCTGTTTAGCAACCTTTAATGACCATTTTCCATGAGCCCAACTGTTTCAGGTGACTACATTTATGAAAACACACTGGGAATACAAAATGACCGTGAGTTTGCTAAAAATGTTCACGTGCGCCAACATTCCTGAATGACTTCATGTGTGCTTTATTTCTTTGAATGCTAACTATGacatcatgacaaaaaaatctgatagtGATATTCTCACAGGGAGTGCTGCAGTGGTATACATTTTACCATTCATTTATCCACGAAAGACCACATGTTTTGTATACatgtagatatatatatatgtgttcTTATTTGTGTTCGTAAATACCATCATccaaaaaagtagaaaatatcTATTGTTCCCTCCTCTCACAGTCCAGATCTCTGTGATTTTCCTGCAtctcttgtgtttttgcttGTCAGCAATTTTTCTTATTGTGAAGTCCAGACAACCTTGGTCATTCTTTTGCATTTAGCAACAGAAATTCTGTTTTCATGCATGCATAGGCATACTTCCTTGCGTCCATTTGTTGTAGACTATGGTACTTACAGTTGATATGATCAAAAGCAAGGCAGGTCAATTTGGAAACAAAGAACATTCAAAATACTCCGTCAGTCCTGGCAGATCAAATTATGTTGAGTTTTCACTTATAGATGGTGGTAACTGGCTCCTGGGCTCGTGTTGTCAGGTTGATAGAGTCTCACAGTCGTTGCAGAGTGCAGCAAAACCATAATGTTCATGCAGAAGGTTCTCCTCAGGATACATTATGCTCCCATTTTCTGTGCCCTATATTATGAAAgatgtgagaaaataaaaaaaatgtcatttagttTGCCTCTGACAGACACCATGCACAACATCAAAATACAAGTGAATCATAAGAAGATCTGACACTGTATTAGTATTTCTGGTAGACCAGTGCATGTACCAAGAATTAATATCCCTGAAGATATTCTTTTTAATTATCTGGAGCTTTGCAGTAATACTCTATATACAAATTACATACCATCCACAAGTTACAAAACACACCATGTGGTCTATGCCTTCCTTTTGAATGTGAAGCAGAACGATCTAAAGCGCTGATGGTCTATACATGTCTGTTGCCATCTGCTTATCTTGCTGATCAAGTCTAAAAGCTGGCTTTCTTGCTGTTGTAATTTCTATATGTATCATTTCACAAGTTCAAAATTCTACTCTGTCATAATCATATATGGACTGTCTACACCAATACTAATTACAAATAGACCGTGAGTACTAACTGAGAGGAACAGTGGAGGTGCGGTAAATGCCCCTGGATATCTATCTCTTCTTTAAGTGGCTGAATTCCTCCTAGTGTGTTTCTAATGTGTCATTGTGCACAGATAGGGCTAGGCGGATGTCTCTGTTTCCTGCTGTTCCTGTTTCCTAGCCCTAACTTGTAGCTTTATCAGGCTTTATTTCAGTGGTCATGGTTTGCGGCAGTATacctttttaaagaaatgcaatgaTCTGACTTTTCAGAGTCTTCAATCTAGATGTTTAAATGTCTAAATGCATGCTATCTCC is a window from the Acanthochromis polyacanthus isolate Apoly-LR-REF ecotype Palm Island chromosome 23, KAUST_Apoly_ChrSc, whole genome shotgun sequence genome containing:
- the sstr1b gene encoding somatostatin receptor type 1 → MDFNGSQDYGSYPIGLPYNTSMDYEEDYYQEPDASKIIIPSIYALVCCVGLTGNAMVIYVILKYAKMKTATNIYILNLAIADELFMLSVPFLATSAAVRHWPFGSLMCRLVLSVDGINMFTSIFCLTVLSIDRYVAVVHPIKAARYRRPTVAKVVNVCVWGLSLIVILPIIIFADTVPAQDGGMDCNFLWPEAVWSEAFVVYTFLLGFLLPVGAICLCYCLMVARMRAVGLKAGWLQRRRSEKKITRMVLLVVAVFVVCWMPFYIVQLVSVFHRPPDPMVTQLFVILSYANSGANPILYGFVSDNFRRSFQRIVCFRWLESGLDAEQVDYCAVALKRQATCNPLDFPKDCMASDMVFRNGTYTSRTTTV